A single region of the Gorilla gorilla gorilla isolate KB3781 chromosome 1, NHGRI_mGorGor1-v2.1_pri, whole genome shotgun sequence genome encodes:
- the YBX1 gene encoding Y-box-binding protein 1 isoform X3, with protein MRRPYGRRPQYSNPPVQGEVMEGADNQGAGEQGRPVRQNMYRGYRPRFRRGPPRQRQPREDGNEEDKENQGDETQGQQPPQRRYRRNFNYRRRRPENPKPQDGKETKAADPPAENSSAPEAEQGGAE; from the exons ATGCGGAGACCCTATGGGCGTCGACCACAGTATTCCAACCCTCCTGTGCAGGGAGAAGTGATGGAG GGTGCTGACAACCAGGGTGCAGGAGAACAAGGTAGACCAGTGAGGCAGAATATGTATCGGGGATATAGACCACGATTCCGCAG GGGCCCTCCTCGCCAAAGACAGCCTAGAGAGGACGGCAatgaagaagataaagaaaatcaaGGAGATGAGACCCAAGGTCAGCAGCCACCTCAACGTCGGTACCGCCGCAACTTCAATTACCGACGCAGACGCCCAGAAAACCCTAAACCACAAGATGGCAAAGAGACAAAAGCAGCCGATCCACCAGCTGAGAATTCGTCCGCTCCCGAGGCTGAGCAGGGCGGGGCTGAGTAA